The Seleniivibrio woodruffii genome contains a region encoding:
- a CDS encoding pyruvate, water dikinase regulatory protein → MSDKIYIISDGTGQSAVNIMKAALLQFSDPNMKLSVYAMVQDDTQLLSILEHAKIENSMVACTMVGREKRDIVKRFCEENGLSHVDILGPSLDALSKHLNKEPMELPGVLRKVDEKYFKRIEAMEFTLTHDDGKTLKGIHEADLVILGLSRTSKTPTSFYLAQQGFKVINVPLVPEVPISEDIFKIDQNKVVILMMEPEVLQKIRSARLRHYKTTSSYNSLSKIFEEVEFCYELVRKHRRWNMVNTTNKSIEETAREIIHAVYGRDMEL, encoded by the coding sequence ATGTCTGACAAAATCTATATCATATCCGACGGTACCGGCCAGAGTGCGGTGAATATAATGAAAGCGGCTCTGCTCCAGTTTTCAGACCCCAACATGAAACTTTCCGTCTATGCAATGGTGCAGGACGATACCCAGCTGCTCTCGATCCTTGAGCATGCGAAGATAGAGAATTCCATGGTGGCCTGCACAATGGTCGGCAGGGAGAAGAGGGATATTGTCAAAAGATTCTGCGAGGAGAACGGGCTGTCCCATGTGGACATTCTGGGGCCTTCGCTGGATGCTCTGTCAAAGCATCTGAACAAGGAGCCGATGGAACTGCCCGGTGTTCTGCGAAAGGTGGACGAGAAATACTTCAAGCGTATCGAGGCAATGGAGTTCACCCTGACCCACGACGACGGCAAGACGCTGAAAGGCATACACGAGGCCGACCTTGTTATTCTGGGGCTTTCCAGAACATCAAAAACCCCCACATCCTTCTATCTGGCTCAGCAGGGCTTCAAGGTGATAAACGTTCCCCTTGTGCCCGAAGTGCCGATTTCTGAGGATATTTTCAAGATCGACCAGAACAAGGTCGTCATTCTTATGATGGAGCCTGAGGTTCTGCAGAAGATAAGAAGTGCCCGCCTGAGACACTATAAAACCACCAGCTCATACAACAGCCTCAGCAAGATTTTTGAAGAGGTCGAGTTCTGTTATGAACTGGTGCGCAAACACCGCAGATGGAACATGGTTAACACAACAAATAAATCCATCGAGGAGACGGCACGGGAAATTATTCATGCGGTATACGGCAGGGATATGGAGCTTTAA